From a single Anomaloglossus baeobatrachus isolate aAnoBae1 chromosome 8, aAnoBae1.hap1, whole genome shotgun sequence genomic region:
- the LOC142249373 gene encoding defense protein l(2)34Fc-like — MGLHVRIFTLLALVFLPMHSDGYPNGKVEPACSTMMPSHGADAQSSFPPYSLSFSSVNYTGKLGFTVTLSKDPGGNDFKGFLIQARPPGENTPMGTFIVNGTDAQTLCSSSEFPDRAVSHTSSNMKSNVAVIWLPPKKASTDIQFRATVVQARTIFWTNVFSDVIPLAGKGLQLFAPSLGQLVLCSSVLICALFTI; from the exons ATGGGTCTTCACGTGAGAATCTTTACTCTACTGGCACTCGTGTTTCTTCCCATGCATTCTGATGGGTATCCAAATGGAAAGGTTGAACCAGCTTGCTCAACAATGATGCCATCACATGGTGCCGATGCTCAGTCTTCCTTCCCTCCATATAGTCTCAGCTTTTCTAGTGTCAATTACACAGGAAAATTAGGATTCACAG TCACTCTTAGTAAAGACCCCGGTGGAAATGATTTCAAGGGTTTCCTGATTCAGGCTCGTCCACCTGGGGAGAACACCCCCATGGGTACATTCATTGTCAATGGCACAGATGCACAGACCCTGTGTTCTTCATCTGAG TTTCCGGACCGGGCAGTAAGTCACACGAGTTCCAACATGAAATCAAATGTAGCAGTGATTTGGCTTCCTCCAAAAAAAGCTTCTACAGACATACAATTCAG GGCTACAGTTGTGCAAGCGAGGACCATATTTTGGACAAATGTGTTTAGTGATGTCATCCCACTTGCTGGTAAAGGACTTCAGCTTTTC GCTCCTTCATTAGGCCAGCTTGTGCTCTGCAGCTCTGTACTCATCTGTGCTCTGTTCACCATCTGA